From the genome of Vibrio orientalis CIP 102891 = ATCC 33934:
GGTACAGCATGCTTGGTTCAACCGCAATGGATGTTAGATATAAGCCTAATCCGTATGCGATAGCACCCATGATGACGATACGTTTAGCGCCAAATCGGTCAGCAGCCATGCCAACAAATGGCTGAAACACACCAAACAAAAGGTTCTGTAATGCAATCGCAAAGCTAAAGAACTCACGCCCTGTTTGGAAGTGCTCCGAAATCGGCATCATAAAAATGCCAAATGATTGTCTGATACCCAGACAGGTAATTAAGATGGCGATCCCTAGCCAAACAATGATTGGAAATCGAAAAATGCTCATCGCATAACCTTAGTGATGATGGTGGTGAGAATGGTCGTGCTCACCACCAGTCGTCTGGTGGCAGCCGCTATTGATTGCCTGCTGCGCTAACAACTCCAACAGTTTCGGAGAATGGTGAACGACAACAAGAGACAAGCCCAATAGCAGGGTCATTCTCATCAGCTGAGCGAAAAGTGATTGAGAAAACATGATTCTAAATCTCAGCATGGGTTAAAAAAGAGCGCGAAGTGTAGAGATCTACGCGCAATGACTCAAGTGATCTTTATTCAATCAGGCTATGCGTTTTTTGCATATATTCTTGTGTGAGAGTAATTCAAACCCTTCATCAATCCAACCTGTCACTCCGCCTATCATTTTCTTTACTGGTCGACCTAGCTTAGCTAACCGAATCGCCGCCTTTTCCGTTCCGTTGCAATGTGGGCCCGCGCAATAGACAACAAACAAGGTGTCTTGAGGAAATTCAGCCAAGCGCTTTTCGTTAAGTCTTGGATGGGGAATATTGATTGAGCCCTGAATATGGCCTTGCTCAAATAAGCTTTCACCACGCACATCCACCAGCACAAAATCTTGCAAACCATTAGTTAGGGCATGGTGAACATCCCAACAATCGGTCTCAAATTTTAGTAGTGATTCAAAATGCGCTAATGCTTCTTTGCTGCTTGCGGCCGCGACTCTTGATACTGCACTTCCCATGTTTTATCTCCTTATCTGAGTGAACAAAATCCATTATGCGAGCAAAACTTCACCACCAAAATTGGCTTAATAGACAATGTTCGTTAATATTAAGCCAAATGGTGTTTACCCAAGGATCGGAAAATGAATCGTGTCGCTATCCTCGCCCACTCGCATGTCACGCTATTTGAGATGTCCTGTGCCGTCGAACTGTTTGCTCTACCAAGGCCCGAATTTGAAGATTGGTATCAAACCGATGTGATCAATATGGAAAATAAGCCGATCAGCACGACAGGCAATATCGTTCTCACGACTCAATACACGGATAGCCTTGAGAAATACGACACTTTAATTATCCCTGGCTGGCCAACATGGGACTACCCTATCCCTGATATCATTGAACGTGAAGTATCCAATTTTGTCTCAGCGGGCAAACGCTTACTGACATTATGTTCTGGGGCCTTCTTACCGGCCAAATTAGGGTTACTTGATGGTAAAGTCGCGACGACGCACTGGATGTACGAAAAAGCCTTTCGTGAACAATTCCCACAAATTCGCTATCAATCTGATGTCCTGTACGTTTTTGATGGCAGCATCGGTTGCTCTGCGGGTAGTGCATCTGCCTTAGATCTTGGCTTAGCCGTAATTCGTCAAGACTACGGATATGCGATTGCTAACCAAGTAGCGAAACGTTTAGTGGTATCTGCACATCGGCAAGGTGGACAAACGCAGTTCGTCGAAACGCCAATATTAGAAATACCGAACCAATTCTCTGATGCTTTAGATTGGGCAAACCAAAATTTAGATAAGAGTATCAGTGTGGATGCGCTTGCGAACAAAGCCAACATGTCACGTCGAACCTTTGATCGGAAATTTCGCGCTAGTTTTGATTTATCGCCAAAAGAGTGGTTGATTCAACAACGAGTCGAGCGCGCCAAAGGACTTTTAGAGAATAATTCAACATCGATCGAGCGCCTTGCCAATCAAGCAGGCTTTGAAAATGCGACTACAATGCGACATCACTTCAGGCGCTTAATCGGCATTTCTCCGCATCAATACCGAAATCAATTCAACAACAAATAGTCGCCTACTTGACCAAAATCAAGTGTATAGCGTTTATACCCTTTAGTGCGATGTAATAATGACATCCACTTGTTAGGATGCCTGCAAACCTATACTGCAAGGCACCCTCAATGCATCAAAACATGAACAAAGTGCTGCTTGATATCGCACTGAACTTAAGCTCAAACCTAACCAATGAAACACAATATCAGCATCTAATTGATGGTATTGATCAGGTCTTTCCGTGTGATGCGAGTGCTTTGTTTATTTTTGATGAAGATGGATTCTTAACTCCAGTTGCCGTGAAGGGGCTATCGAGTAGTGTACTTGGGCGACGTTTTTTTCCAAAAACGCATCCTCGCCTTGAAGCCATAATGCAGAGTAAACAGCCAGTGCGTTTTGACGCCAACTGCGAGCTGCCTGATCCTTTTAGCGGCGTCCTACTCAGTGAAGAAGCCGAATTGGATGTGCATGACTGTTTAGGTTGTAGTTTGCATGTCGATGGCCAACTGGTCGGGATATTAACGCTCGACTCAATGACCGTCGGAGCCTTTGACGCCATTGAGTCCGTTACCATTGAAACCTTTGCTGCTCTGGCTGCCGCAACCCTGCGTAATATCGGTCAAATCAAGGCGCTGAAAGCGCAAAACAAAAAGCAGAAACATGTCACCGAGACACTAATCCAACAGGCTCGTTCGAAAGAAGGCGAGATGGTTGGACTTAGTCCTCAAATCCAGCAGCTCAGAAACAACATCGCGACGGTAGCCCAATCGGATTATGCCGTGCTGATCACCGGTGAAACGGGTGTTGGTAAGGAGTTGGTTGCTCATAGCGTCCACGCGCAGTCTCATCGTAACAACAAACCTATGATTTACGTTAACTGTGCCGCACTGCCTGAAGGTCTGGCGGAAAGTGAACTGTTTGGGCACGTTAAAGGCGCATTTACCGGTGCAAATAGCTCACGCGCTGGTAAGTTTGAATTGGCCGATGGCGGTACCATCTTTTTAGATGAACTCGGAGAGCTCCCGCTCCTTTTACAAGCTAAGTTACTGCGTGTGATTCAGCAAGGTGAGTTACAGCGAGTCGGCAGTGATAAGCACCTATTGGTCAACGTACGCATCGTTGCTGCAACAAACCGAAATTTAGAAAAAGAGGTCGAAGAAGGAACCTTCCGCGCCGACCTTTATCATCGCCTGAATGTGTTTCCTATTTCCGTTCCTCCACTTAGAAAACGTGAAGGTGACATTCCCGTACTCGCAGGTTATCTACTCGAAAAGGTTCGCAGCCAATTTAATATTCCAAACTTACATTTACATCCTAAAGCGTTAGCTCAGCTAGAATCACAACAATGGCCTGGTAATGTCCGCGAGCTTGAGCATACGTTAACACGAGCGGCATTAAGAGCGATTCAAGAACAGCAACACATCATTACAATCGACCATTTTGATGGGCTCTCGACCCGTCAGGATGTAAAAAACACATCAAAGTATTTTCCAGAACAAAGCACTGGAATGCGTTCATTGGTCGAAGAGTACCAAAAAGATTTGATTCGTCACTCACTTGAAAAGTCGGACAAAACTTGGTCAAAAGCCGCAGAGTTTTTGCAGATGGATCGTGGCAATCTGTACCGTATGGGAAAGAAGCTCAACATCGATAACTAACTCACCTCGATTTTCGTTGTAAAAAACACATCAACAACGATGTGTTTTTTACAACCACTCGTTGAGGACTTCCACGATAAACCATACAAAATCAAAGACTTATAAATTGGCACGTTACCTGCTCTTACAGTGACATATAAAAGTAAGCGGACTCATTCGCTCAAAACAAACAACTGTTACTGGAGACTCGCAATGTTCTGTATTCAATGTGAACAGACTATTCAAACCCCGACTGTAAAGGGCTGCTCATTCGCACAAGGTATGTGTGGTAAAACTTCTGAAGTTTCAGATCTACAAGATGTGCTTGTTTACACACTGCAAGGCGTCTCTTACTGGGCAGAGCAAGCGAAAAAGTTCGATATTATCGACAATGAAATCAACCAGTGGGCTCCACGCGCTTTCTTCTCAACACTGACCAACGTCAACTTCGATCCTGAGCGTATCCTTGAGCTTTCTGCGCAAGCGGCACAATTTAAAGCGCGCCTAAAAGAGCAAACACTTGCGGCTGCGAAACTGGGTAATGTTGAACTAGAACAAGCACCAAGCGTCGCTGATTTTGAGCTTCCAGCAACAGCAGAAGCAATCTTAGCTTATGCTCCACAAGTTGCGGTAAACCGCGGCTACCAAACCATCAGTGAAGATGTGATTGGTTTGCGTCTACTTTGCCTTTACGGCCTAAAAGGTGCAGCGGCTTATATGGAGCATGCTCGCGTACTTGAACAAACTGACAATGATATTTTTGCTGAGTATCACCAAATCATGGCGTGGTTAGGCACTGACCCTGAAGATCTGAACGCACTGCTTGAGTGCTCAATGCAAATTGGCTTAATGAACTACAAAGTGATGGAGATGCTCGATCACGGTGAAACTGAAACGTTTGGTCACCCAGAGCCTACCGCGGTTAACGTCAAGACAGTCAAAGGTAAAGCAATTCTGGTATCGGGTCACGACCTGCACGATCTAGAAAAGATCCTTCAACAAACGGAAGGCAAAGGCATCAACGTATACACGAACGGTGAGATGCTACCTGCACACGGCTACCCTGAGCTTAACAAGTACCCTCACCTAGTCGGTAACTACGGTAGCGCATGGCAAAACCAGCAAAAAGAGTTCGCTAACTTCCCTGGCGCGATAGTGATGACGTCAAACTGTTTGCTAAACCCTAACGTGGGCCAATACGCCGATCGCCTATTCACTCGCAGCATCGTCGGCTGGCCGGGTGTTGCACACATCGAAGGCGATGATTTCAGCCAAGTTATCGAATGTGCACTTGCCCAAGACGGTTTCCAGCACGATGAAATTGAACAAATGATCACGGTAGGATTTGGTCGCAACGCATTAATGAAAGCGGCTCCTGCCGTAGTTGAGCAAGTTAAAGCAGGCAACATCAAACACTTCTTCCTCGTGGGTGGTTGTGACGGAGATAAATCTGAGCGTAGCTACTACACAGACTTCACTGCGCAAGCTCCAGAAGATAGCGTCATCCTAACTCTGGCGTGTGGTAAATTCCGTTTCAACAAGAATCAATTTGGCGACATCAACGGTATTCCACGCCTTCTTGATGTTGGCCAATGTAACGATGCATATTCAGCAATTCAGCTTGCACTCGCACTATCTAAAGAGTTCGACTGCGACATCAACGAACTACCGCTAACCTTGGTTCTATCTTGGTTCGAGCAAAAAGCGATCGTGATTCTACTGACTCTATTTGCTCTAGGTGTAAAAGGCATTTACACCGGCCCAACCGCTCCTGCGTTCTTAACTGATAACCTAATCAAGGTCATTCAAGATAAGTTCGATATGCGCAGTATTGGCAGCGTAGAAGAAGACCTAAAAACGATCCTAGCGGCTTAATCCCTTCACTGCTCACGCCCAGTACTTAGAGTGTTTAGCTCTTGGTATTGGGCGCTTTTGTACGAGAGAAACGATGTTTATTGAATGGCAAAATAATCAACCTGCAAAAATGCGTTGCGTCGATAAATGGAACGAAACGGACGATACGGTTAGCATCAAGCTTGAAGCAGCCGATGGCAGTCACCTTCACTTTAGTGGCTTTAAGCCCGGACAGTTTGTGTCACTTGGATTCGAGCTAAATGGGAAAATCGAATACCGCGCCTATTCCCTCGCTTCAATGCCCGGCGATGACCATCTTAAACTTACGATTAAACAAGTTGAAGGTGGTCTGGTGTCAAATCACGTCATCGACCAATTTAATATTGGCGATTCTGTCGATGTATTGGCGCCTACAGGACCATTTAATAGTGTCGATTGCCCGCCCAAGAAAAAGGTCGCTTTGCTCAGTGCAGGCTGTGGTATTACCCCTGTGATGTCGATGGCTTCAACTTGGCTACGAGATAAAGAGAATATCGACATTACCTTTATCCATATGGCAAAAAGTGCAGATAAAACCATCTACTTTGATCAGCTAGAATCAATGGATGCCGCCAATGACAACTTCGATTTTAAGTTACTACTTAAAGACAATAGTGGTACGCGTCATCCACAGGGACGCCTCGACAAAGAGTGGCTGAATACACTTTGCCCAGATATTGCTGAGCGCACTGTCTACCTTTGTGGCCCAACTCTGTTTATGCAAGATATGGAAAGCAATACCTTAGCGCTTGGTGTTTCTCTTGAGCAGTTCCACCAAGAGAGCTTCACCCCCATCGAAGCTCATTCAGAAAACGAATCCGGTGGGGTGGTTCAATTTGAAGTGCCCGCATTTGGCGTCGCAACCGAAGTGGCTCAAGGCTCAACCCTTGCGGACGTATTGGAAGAGAACGGCGTGCCGATCATCATTGCTTGTCGCAGCGGTATGTGTGGTTCATGCAAATGTAAAGTGACCAAAGGCGAGGTCTCACGCACCAGTACTGAAACCTTGAGCGAAGAAGATATTGCCAATGGTTACACCCTAGCTTGCTCCAGCCAAGTTCAAAGTAACGTAGAAGTCGAACTGGTTTAGCTTAAATCGGCACCAAGCAAACGTTGTTACTTGGTGCCGTTATTTTAACGAGCCAACGGTGCCTTATGGCTCATTTTGAATGAGGAAGCCTTGACTGGTTTAACAATCAGCCCAATGCCAATCAAAAACAGTCCAGATGCCACTATTTGCGCCAATGACAGCACCTCGTCATACATAAAATAACCACTAATCAAGGCAAAGACTGGCACTAGCAAAGTCAATGGTGCAGTGGTACTTAACGGGTACTTAATCAGCATCATGTTCCACACCCAGTAACCGAATAAGGTGGTCGGGTAAGCTTGAAACACCACGGCAATCGTCGTGTTCCAGTCCCACAGTTCAACGGCTTGCCATAGAATTTGCTCACCATGCAGAGAAACCGCAAATAACACTAACGGAATTGGCGCAAAAAGCATTCCCCAGACATTAAACGCAAAAGCTTGGGTTGTTTGTGATTTTTTCACGATCACGCCCATTAATGTCCAACTACACGCTGCAATCATGATTAAAATAACGCCACTAAGCGTAACATTGCCCGTGGTCGCTGAAACCAATACCACCAACGCACACAGCGCCAGAGCCGCGCCGACAAGCTTTCGAAAAGGCGCTTCGTCTTTGAAGATCACAATCCCCACAGCCATACCAATGAGTACGTTTCCAGACAGCAGCACCGACGACATCCCGGAAGATAGCCCAGCAGTAATTGACCAAGATGCCATGCCCCAGATCCCAACACCAAAAACCAACCCGTAACTGACTAGGTAACGCCAAGCCACAGTCGGTCTAGGAATAAAGAAAATTGCAGGGAGTACCGCCAACGCAAACCGTGCCGCAGTCGCCAGCAGAGGGTGGACATTGGTCACTCCCATCTTGATCATCGAGAAGTTAAATCCCCAAATCGCCATAACGAGAACAGCCAATAGCAAATCATTTCTTTTCATATTCATCCCTCCTATGTTTTTCAGCAGTATCCCTTGAGGCATGAATCAGATACAGATACAATTTTTAAAACAAAAACCAGTACAGTTGAGTTTGAATACACGGATGAGTATCTATAAGCAGCTAGCCGAACAATTTATTGAAGAGATTGAGAGCGGTAAACGTACAGAGGGTGGCAAAATGCCCTCACTGAGGCAACTGGCTAAGCAGCAGTCGGTCAGCATGTCGACAGTGGTGAGCTGTTATCAAGAGTTAGAGTCTCAAGGATGGATTCATGCCCGGCCGCAAGCTGGCTATTATGTATCGCCGCGTCAACTCTCTCACCTTACCCCTGACTTGGTACAGTTTGTCAGTAAGGTCTCTCACGTTAAGAGAAGTGCCCCCACTCACAACGCACTCAATGGTCCACTAGGTGTCTCTAGTACCACCAACGACGATCAATCCATCACCGAGTTAGAGCGTAGTTTTCGACGCTCACTTCGACGCATGGGGGATCGCATCAATCATTACCCTAACATCCAAGGTGAACCGTCCCTGCGTGATGCACTGGCTAGTCATTTCGCCAAATTTGATCATCATTTTTCTTCAGACGAGTTAGTGATCACCGCTGGGTGCATGTCAGCAATCAAAGCGGCATTAGAGTCTTGCAGTGAAGAGGGCGATACCATTGCTATCAGCTCTCCTTGCTTTAATGGCATCATAGAACTTCTTGGTCAGATGTCGCGCAAGATTATCGAGATTCCATCTCTGGACGACGGGGTCGATCTAGAGCAACTTGAAAACCATCTTAAGCACCAACGTGTCGATGCCGCGATTTTTTGTACCTCACATATGAACCCTCAAGGGATCAATATGTCCGCTAACCAGAAGCAAAAACTCGCCCAGTTGGCTAACCAATATCAAGTCCCGGTTATCGAAGATGATGTCTATTTAGAGCTGTCTTACTCATCCCACACCCCACTGCCCGCCAAATATTACGACAAAGATGGTTACGTCTTATGGTGCGGCTCAGTATCCAAAAGCCTCTCACCAAGCTACCGACTAGGCTGGTGCTTACCGGGCCGATATTTCGAGCAGTATAAAACCCAGTTCGCCGCCGCCAGCTATGGTGTCGCCTTACCGACTCAGCTAGCTGTGGCAGACTTTATTGAGTCCGGTCAGTATGCAAAACATGTCAAACGAAGACGAAATCAGCTATTAACGCTAAGGCAAGAATACCTCACTTACCTAACGAACAAGCTGCCTAAACAGATCAAATTGAGTAACCCTCAAGGGGGAATGGTGCTGTGGATTCAGATCCCACATCTCGAGCATAACGCATTTGCTGAACAAGTTGATAAGCTCCAATTGGATATTCGTCTTGGCAGCTTGTTTAGCACGTTAGATCTCTACACTGACTGCATTCGAGTCAACATGGGCTTTCCACTCCAAGATAAAGCAAAGCAGGATTTGGACACGCTAATTGCGTTGATTATTAGCCATTCGAAACTGAATTAAAAACAAAAGCCCGATAGACAAATGCCTATCGGGCTGTAAGTTTCACCGCTGTTCTAGTTAAAAGATAGCGTGTGCCACTAGAACAATGATTGGTAAAGTCACTAACGTTCTTAGCAGGAAGATTGCCATCAGCTCTAGGAAGTTAATTGGCACTTTACTGCTTAGAATGACAGAGCCCGTTTCTGACATGAAGATAAGCTGAGTAACTGACAGAGCTGCCACAACAAACTTGGTTAAGTCAGTACTAATCGTCGATGCTGCAATGATCGAAGGAACATACATATCGGTAAAGCCAACCAACATTGTCTCTGCCGCCTCCGCTGCTTCTGGCACATTTAGCATATCAAGCAGTGGGACAAACGGCGCGCCCATTAGTGAGAAGATTGGAGTTGCCTCAGCAACGATAAGACCTAAGGTACCAATCGCCATTACCACTGGAAGTACACCAAACACCATATCCAGCGCGTTACTGAAACCTTCTTTTGCTACTGAGCCTAAGCTTTTCACTTTGTCAGCACGTTTTAGTGCTAGCTCAAGACCATAGCCAGCGGTCGATTTGCCTGCTGGTACTAGCTCATCGTCACGGTTTGGTGCTGTACCATCAATGTAGAGATCTTTCTTGTATGACAGAGGTGGTAAGAACTGAATCACCATCGCCGCCACCACGCCCGATAGACAGATAGCGAAGTAGAACGGTACAAAATAGTTCGCTAAACCGACCTGAGTAAGAACAACGAGCGAGAACGAAATACCCACTGGTGAGAACATGGTTGCCACAACCGCAGCTTCACGTGCTGTGTACTTTTTATCTTCATACTGCTTACTAGTCAGGATAACACCGACCGTACCATCACCTAGCCATGAAGACATGCAGTCAATCGCAGCTCTACCCGGTAGACGGAAAACTGGGCGCATAAACTTACTTAGTAAGGTGCCTAGCAGCTCTAGAAGGCCAAAGTTCAGTAGAAGTGGCAGCAATAATCCAGCTAAGAAAAAAGTCACAAGCAGTGATGGCAGAAGATCGTTTAGAACCAGTCCACCTGTATTGCCATTCCAAATGATCTCTGGACCGATTTGATGCAGTGCTAGCAGAGTAAATACCGCACCTAGAGTACGAATGGCCAACCAAGTTGGTGTAAGAACAAAAAGTCTAGTCAGCAGAGGAGATTGAGTAACAAAAGTTGGCTTAATAAGACTTGCGGCAATCGAAGCAATCGCAGAAAAACAAATGACTCCAGTTACGGTTGGTAGAATTGCATCACCAAGAACCGCTTTAAATGCTTTCGCCATTAAAGCTAAAGGAAAGGTAAAGCTACCGTCGTGAGTAAGTGGCGCAAGGAAAAAGAACAAACCCAATAATGATGGAATCGCAAACATCAGCAGGTTTCTGCTTGATTTTTGGCTCTCTTGGGCAAGAAGTGTATCGCTCATCTGACTACTCCCTAGATGACTATAAACTCATAAATAATGAATAACTTTTCAATGAAATTGATTATATCCGCAAAAAACGCCAAAACAAGGCAATAATGAAAATTTATTCACCATTAATAAAAATAAAATCAAAACCACTCTCCATTTAACATTCACAAACCAGAGTTTTAATCTTTTATTTACACAAGGACACTTTATCTAGATAGCCAAACACACTTAGCCCTGTAAGCGGGCTAAAGGATAGCTCTAATTGAAGAAGAATTTGAATATTTATACAAGTAAGGGAGATTTATAAAGTCAGAAAAAGATGAAAGGAAGGATACCCAACACAAGAAAAGTCAGGTATCCATCAATGACTAATGAATCAGTCGAACTACCAGCGAGCCAGGAGCACGTACCGATTCAACATTGTGACTGATCACTGTACCTTGCGTAGGAGAAAAGTAGGTTTGAATTTCATCACCAAAACTGTTGTATTGCGTTGCAAGCTTCTGACCGGTTTCAACGGGCTGCATTAACTCAACGTGGCAAATCACAAATCCGCCTTGCTCAGCTCTAACACTGGTGATGCTATTGCCCTCAACACAGTTTTGCTCAGGGGCAATCACGTCACCTTCAAGCAGTTGATAGTCACGCAAGACGTTCATTACCCCAGCGGTCGCGCGTTCTACCATCTCTAGATCGGTATAACGTCCAACGCCAACCTCGATGGTGATCGATGGAATACCTGCGCGATTATAAACGGTTTCTAGGATGCCAGGGTCACCAGGATCGTTAAGAATAACGTCAGGGTTAATAAGCCTCGCCATGCGAATCGCATCCTCAATTCGGTAGTCGGCAAAAGCGTACAGAGGATATGCGCTACCACTGGTTTGAGAATGAAGATCAATCGCTAAGTCCGCATTAGGTTTGAGTAGGTTTTCCCACAAGCTATGCGCATAACGGCTGGCATCATCCCCTTGTGGGTTGCCGGGAAAAATCCGATTGAGGTTCGCCGAAGAGCTATCTGGCGCAGCAGAGTGAAAGTCTCGACTGTGACGAGCGATACCCGATAAGTTCACGGCAGGGACAATAGTGATACAACCTGAAATATCCTGCCCTTCAAGCTCACGCGCGATTTTCTGCGCGCTTAAAATGCCATTTTGCTCATCACCATGAACACCCGCGGTAATCACAATACGCTTACCGGGTTTGGCGCCTTTAAATACTCGAACAGGAAGCGTTTGTGGATGACCAATCGCGTCGGTGGCAACAGCAAACCAAAATTTGTGCTCCCCTGCTTCAAGCGCATCCACATCCAGTGCTTGAATGGTTGGGTACATAGGCACAATGCATTCGTTTAATGGTTTGGTCATGGTAATCCTCAAAAACAAAAGGCGAGCACATTGGCTCGCCTTTCTAATCATCTCTAACAAGCTGAAGCTACTTTAAACTGTCTTCGCATGCTTGAGTAGTGAACGTGACATTTTTGTGATGGCTAGATGCCCTCATCCATAAGAAACTGTACGTCTTCTTGAGGGGCAAACGTCACTGCTTCACTCTGATGTCTGAACAATTTAAGAGGTTTGCTATTCGCTGAGTGGTAAGTCAACTGTTCTCCCTCTACTTGCAGCATGGTTCCTTCAGGAATACCCACCACCACTTCAGAAGGGTTCATCACCAAAAACTCTTCAATACGTTCATCACGAGTTTCGCCCATGTGACCAGAAATAGAGCCATCAATGTAGTGAGGGTTAATCTGGAATGGCACCAAGTTCAGTGCAGGAAGAATAGCAGCGCTAATAATCGGCATATCATTCGTGGTTCGAATTGTCGGCGTCGCAACGTTGGTCCCAGCACTCCAACCAATGAAAAGTTTATCTTGCTTTAGCACTGCTTTACGAATCGCCGCGATAAGCCCATTGTCATGCAACTCTCTGTTCAGTACCCACGTATTTCCGCCACTGATAACAACGCCATCCGCTTCTTCAATCGCTTTGACTGGGTTATCACAGGTATGGATACCAACAATCTCACAA
Proteins encoded in this window:
- a CDS encoding rhodanese-like domain-containing protein codes for the protein MGSAVSRVAAASSKEALAHFESLLKFETDCWDVHHALTNGLQDFVLVDVRGESLFEQGHIQGSINIPHPRLNEKRLAEFPQDTLFVVYCAGPHCNGTEKAAIRLAKLGRPVKKMIGGVTGWIDEGFELLSHKNICKKRIA
- a CDS encoding helix-turn-helix domain-containing protein, with the protein product MNRVAILAHSHVTLFEMSCAVELFALPRPEFEDWYQTDVINMENKPISTTGNIVLTTQYTDSLEKYDTLIIPGWPTWDYPIPDIIEREVSNFVSAGKRLLTLCSGAFLPAKLGLLDGKVATTHWMYEKAFREQFPQIRYQSDVLYVFDGSIGCSAGSASALDLGLAVIRQDYGYAIANQVAKRLVVSAHRQGGQTQFVETPILEIPNQFSDALDWANQNLDKSISVDALANKANMSRRTFDRKFRASFDLSPKEWLIQQRVERAKGLLENNSTSIERLANQAGFENATTMRHHFRRLIGISPHQYRNQFNNK
- the norR gene encoding nitric oxide reductase transcriptional regulator NorR; translated protein: MHQNMNKVLLDIALNLSSNLTNETQYQHLIDGIDQVFPCDASALFIFDEDGFLTPVAVKGLSSSVLGRRFFPKTHPRLEAIMQSKQPVRFDANCELPDPFSGVLLSEEAELDVHDCLGCSLHVDGQLVGILTLDSMTVGAFDAIESVTIETFAALAAATLRNIGQIKALKAQNKKQKHVTETLIQQARSKEGEMVGLSPQIQQLRNNIATVAQSDYAVLITGETGVGKELVAHSVHAQSHRNNKPMIYVNCAALPEGLAESELFGHVKGAFTGANSSRAGKFELADGGTIFLDELGELPLLLQAKLLRVIQQGELQRVGSDKHLLVNVRIVAATNRNLEKEVEEGTFRADLYHRLNVFPISVPPLRKREGDIPVLAGYLLEKVRSQFNIPNLHLHPKALAQLESQQWPGNVRELEHTLTRAALRAIQEQQHIITIDHFDGLSTRQDVKNTSKYFPEQSTGMRSLVEEYQKDLIRHSLEKSDKTWSKAAEFLQMDRGNLYRMGKKLNIDN
- the hcp gene encoding hydroxylamine reductase, which encodes MFCIQCEQTIQTPTVKGCSFAQGMCGKTSEVSDLQDVLVYTLQGVSYWAEQAKKFDIIDNEINQWAPRAFFSTLTNVNFDPERILELSAQAAQFKARLKEQTLAAAKLGNVELEQAPSVADFELPATAEAILAYAPQVAVNRGYQTISEDVIGLRLLCLYGLKGAAAYMEHARVLEQTDNDIFAEYHQIMAWLGTDPEDLNALLECSMQIGLMNYKVMEMLDHGETETFGHPEPTAVNVKTVKGKAILVSGHDLHDLEKILQQTEGKGINVYTNGEMLPAHGYPELNKYPHLVGNYGSAWQNQQKEFANFPGAIVMTSNCLLNPNVGQYADRLFTRSIVGWPGVAHIEGDDFSQVIECALAQDGFQHDEIEQMITVGFGRNALMKAAPAVVEQVKAGNIKHFFLVGGCDGDKSERSYYTDFTAQAPEDSVILTLACGKFRFNKNQFGDINGIPRLLDVGQCNDAYSAIQLALALSKEFDCDINELPLTLVLSWFEQKAIVILLTLFALGVKGIYTGPTAPAFLTDNLIKVIQDKFDMRSIGSVEEDLKTILAA
- a CDS encoding hybrid-cluster NAD(P)-dependent oxidoreductase; this encodes MFIEWQNNQPAKMRCVDKWNETDDTVSIKLEAADGSHLHFSGFKPGQFVSLGFELNGKIEYRAYSLASMPGDDHLKLTIKQVEGGLVSNHVIDQFNIGDSVDVLAPTGPFNSVDCPPKKKVALLSAGCGITPVMSMASTWLRDKENIDITFIHMAKSADKTIYFDQLESMDAANDNFDFKLLLKDNSGTRHPQGRLDKEWLNTLCPDIAERTVYLCGPTLFMQDMESNTLALGVSLEQFHQESFTPIEAHSENESGGVVQFEVPAFGVATEVAQGSTLADVLEENGVPIIIACRSGMCGSCKCKVTKGEVSRTSTETLSEEDIANGYTLACSSQVQSNVEVELV
- a CDS encoding EamA family transporter: MKRNDLLLAVLVMAIWGFNFSMIKMGVTNVHPLLATAARFALAVLPAIFFIPRPTVAWRYLVSYGLVFGVGIWGMASWSITAGLSSGMSSVLLSGNVLIGMAVGIVIFKDEAPFRKLVGAALALCALVVLVSATTGNVTLSGVILIMIAACSWTLMGVIVKKSQTTQAFAFNVWGMLFAPIPLVLFAVSLHGEQILWQAVELWDWNTTIAVVFQAYPTTLFGYWVWNMMLIKYPLSTTAPLTLLVPVFALISGYFMYDEVLSLAQIVASGLFLIGIGLIVKPVKASSFKMSHKAPLAR
- a CDS encoding PLP-dependent aminotransferase family protein, whose protein sequence is MSIYKQLAEQFIEEIESGKRTEGGKMPSLRQLAKQQSVSMSTVVSCYQELESQGWIHARPQAGYYVSPRQLSHLTPDLVQFVSKVSHVKRSAPTHNALNGPLGVSSTTNDDQSITELERSFRRSLRRMGDRINHYPNIQGEPSLRDALASHFAKFDHHFSSDELVITAGCMSAIKAALESCSEEGDTIAISSPCFNGIIELLGQMSRKIIEIPSLDDGVDLEQLENHLKHQRVDAAIFCTSHMNPQGINMSANQKQKLAQLANQYQVPVIEDDVYLELSYSSHTPLPAKYYDKDGYVLWCGSVSKSLSPSYRLGWCLPGRYFEQYKTQFAAASYGVALPTQLAVADFIESGQYAKHVKRRRNQLLTLRQEYLTYLTNKLPKQIKLSNPQGGMVLWIQIPHLEHNAFAEQVDKLQLDIRLGSLFSTLDLYTDCIRVNMGFPLQDKAKQDLDTLIALIISHSKLN